The Hymenobacter baengnokdamensis genome includes a region encoding these proteins:
- a CDS encoding SDR family NAD(P)-dependent oxidoreductase, protein MATALITGASRGIGRALALGLARRGYDLLLIARSGDQLRALAQEVQARHQRQAQVLALDLTQPEAAVRVATWVAQQSPDGLAVLVNNAGYGLWGRFEQLNLEEQLNMLQLNLTLPVQLTYALLPLLHQAERGFILNVASTAAYQAVPSLTLYAASKAFLLSFSRGLRYELKDTAIGVTCLSPGATTTDFGNRAGMGTELQAVANKVSMTADQVAEAGLKALFAGKAEFIPGMLNKVSAGLTSVVPKPIVEKIAAGIYEKYL, encoded by the coding sequence ATGGCAACTGCACTTATCACCGGTGCCTCACGCGGTATTGGCCGGGCGCTGGCGCTGGGCCTGGCGCGGCGCGGCTACGACCTGCTGCTGATAGCCCGCTCCGGCGACCAGCTGCGGGCGCTGGCTCAGGAAGTGCAGGCCCGCCATCAGCGGCAGGCCCAGGTCCTGGCCCTTGACCTTACCCAGCCCGAAGCGGCGGTCCGGGTAGCTACCTGGGTTGCCCAGCAGTCGCCCGATGGGCTGGCAGTGCTCGTCAACAACGCCGGCTACGGCCTGTGGGGCCGCTTCGAGCAGCTCAACCTCGAAGAGCAGCTGAATATGCTGCAGCTCAACCTCACCCTGCCGGTGCAGCTTACCTATGCGCTGCTGCCGCTGCTGCATCAGGCCGAGCGGGGCTTTATTCTGAATGTGGCCAGCACAGCGGCCTACCAGGCGGTGCCCTCCCTAACGTTGTACGCGGCCAGCAAAGCCTTTCTGCTAAGCTTCAGCCGGGGCCTGCGCTATGAGCTCAAAGACACGGCCATCGGCGTGACCTGTCTCAGTCCCGGTGCTACTACTACCGATTTTGGCAATCGCGCCGGGATGGGCACCGAGCTGCAAGCCGTGGCCAACAAGGTTTCCATGACTGCCGACCAGGTAGCCGAGGCCGGCTTAAAAGCACTGTTTGCCGGTAAGGCCGAGTTTATTCCGGGGATGCTCAATAAAGTATCGGCTGGCCTCACCAGCGTAGTGCCAAAGCCCATCGTCGAAAAAATTGCCGCCGGCATTTACGAGAAGTATCTATAA
- a CDS encoding phytanoyl-CoA dioxygenase family protein, whose amino-acid sequence MASLSEYPRFTLGQELTAEQRAFFSKYGFLHFRPFASPEQVQAYLKATQDIQATWLAQNVDKVNGVPIKYGKDVDGSPIVQRFAFASQHSPVLHELLQDPRFEALFPLLESSDGRVGENERDGLVVNHYVNVEGSEFSQMGWHTDSLRDVFYGKRIRPMLNVGLHLDGTKATNGGLRIIPGTHRQSLGKMLFRKKYYKDVYYDPNEIAVETEPGDLTVHDGRMWHRVAQSPLVGPESRRRVMYVPIIGGKYQPKSNESPTPFYLRFLHLVK is encoded by the coding sequence ATGGCATCTTTATCTGAGTATCCGCGCTTTACGCTTGGCCAGGAGCTAACGGCCGAGCAACGGGCCTTTTTCTCGAAGTATGGGTTTTTGCATTTCCGGCCATTCGCTTCGCCCGAGCAGGTGCAGGCGTATTTGAAAGCTACGCAGGATATTCAGGCTACCTGGCTGGCGCAAAATGTCGACAAAGTAAACGGGGTACCTATTAAGTATGGCAAGGATGTGGATGGCTCGCCCATTGTGCAGCGCTTTGCCTTTGCCTCGCAGCACAGCCCGGTGCTGCACGAGCTGCTGCAAGACCCCCGCTTTGAGGCGCTGTTTCCGCTGCTGGAATCTTCGGATGGCCGCGTGGGCGAAAACGAGCGCGATGGGCTGGTAGTCAATCACTACGTAAACGTCGAGGGCTCCGAGTTTAGCCAGATGGGCTGGCACACCGACTCGCTGCGCGATGTGTTTTACGGCAAGCGCATCCGGCCCATGCTCAACGTGGGCCTGCACCTCGATGGCACCAAGGCCACCAACGGCGGCCTGCGCATTATTCCGGGCACGCATCGCCAGAGCCTGGGCAAGATGCTGTTTCGCAAGAAGTACTACAAAGACGTGTATTACGACCCCAACGAGATAGCCGTCGAAACCGAGCCCGGCGACCTCACCGTGCACGATGGCCGCATGTGGCACCGCGTGGCGCAGTCGCCGCTGGTAGGCCCCGAATCGCGTCGCCGGGTGATGTACGTGCCCATTATCGGCGGCAAGTACCAGCCCAAAAGCAATGAAAGCCCTACCCCTTTCTACCTGCGCTTCCTGCACCTGGTTAAGTAG